The following proteins come from a genomic window of Anguilla rostrata isolate EN2019 chromosome 17, ASM1855537v3, whole genome shotgun sequence:
- the LOC135243530 gene encoding fibroblast growth factor 21-like, with product MPSPAFTGLLSLFALVHLSLSFYLPNQSPLSFDDQVRERHLYTENKRQGLFLEISQDGTVRGTPVQTVNSVLELRSVRPGETVIKGVSSSLYLCVDNSGHLRGQQQYKQADCTFRELLLSDGYTVFQSPHNGLPISLSSKPSGVKYARPFYQFLPVMNELILGMERVKKEKGKLSERQENVDLESDDPLGMRISAADVWSSPGFHSR from the exons ATGCCTTCCCCAGCTTTCACTggtcttctctccctctttgcactcgttcatctctccctctctttttatcTTCCCAACCAATCTCCTTTGTCCTTTGATGACCAAGTCAGGGAAAGACATCTATACACAG AGAACAAAAGACAAggactgttcctggagatttccCAAGACGGCACGGTGAGGGGGACGCCCGTCCAGACAGTCAACA GTGTACTGGAGCTGAGGTCCGTTAGACCAGGTGAAACTGTCATAAAAGGAGTCTCATcctctctgtacctgtgtgtggacAACTCAGGACATCTAAGAGGCCAG CAGCAGTACAAACAGGCAGACTGCACTTTCAGGGAACTGCTCCTGTCGGACGGATACACCGTTTTCCAGTCCCCGCATAACGGGCTTCCTATATCCCTTTCCTCGAAACCGTCTGGTGTGAAATACGCCCGTCCCTTTTATCAGTTCCTTCCCGTGATGAACGAGCTGATCTTGGGGATGGAAAGGGtgaagaaagagaagggaaaGCTGAGCGAGAGACAGGAGAACGTGGATCTGGAATCTGACGACCCGCTGGGAATGAGGATATCAGCGGCTGATGTTTGGTCCAGTCCGGGGTTCCACAGTAGATAA